The following coding sequences lie in one Gouania willdenowi chromosome 5, fGouWil2.1, whole genome shotgun sequence genomic window:
- the c5h1orf50 gene encoding uncharacterized protein C1orf50 homolog, whose translation MDRTVSLPNQPEQNSTVTLVESSSAPSGLELVNAYQTTRLGDPMDLVVLAAQVQKGDEFVKANACNKLTVIAEQIRYLQEQARKALEEAKRDADLHHAACNLVKKPGNMYYLYERPSGQKYFSIISPKEWGQSCPHPFIGAFKLQHDMSWTPIEDVEKKEVEIAIMDKLLSQQTSLPPYRGLNFKGLTES comes from the exons ATGGACAGAACCGTGTCTTTACCGAACCAACCGGAGCAGAACAGCACAG TGACGCTGGTAGAGAGCAGCAGCGCCCCCAGTGGACTGGAGCTGGTCAACGCCTACCAGACCACCAGATTAGGAGACCCTATGGACCTGGTGGTCCTAGCTGCTCAAGTTCAGAAG ggggaTGAGTTTGTTAAAGCCAATGCCTGCAACAAACTGACGGTGATAGCAGAGCAGATCAGATACCTACAGGAACAGGCCAGGAAG GCTCTAGAAGAAGCAAAGAGAGATGCTGACCTCCACCACGCAGCCTGTAACCTGGTGAAGAAACCAGGGAACATGTACTACCTGTACGAGAGGCCTTCAGGACAGAAATACTTTTCCATCATCTCTCCTAAG gagtGGGGTCAGAGCTGTCCTCATCCGTTCATCGGAGCGTTCAAACTGCAGCACGACATGTCCTGGACGCCCATCGAGGATGTGGAGAAGAAGGAGGTGGAGATCGCCATCATGGACAAACTGCTGAGTCAGCAAACGTCCTTACCTCCGTACAGAGGACTGAACTTCAAAGGCCTCACCGAGTCTTAA
- the ap5b1 gene encoding AP-5 complex subunit beta-1 encodes MESDLVQRSSLFCSRPSSFLCETSADLFLSELLNELRDDRVSPAVKVLLLTPLIEHPSLLCGCGGEGETSLELMSVFSQCPPKWFQLRSQLLVALTSVLVCSSSRASQDFVELLLGVVQDPGDLSGDQGVYCVRVTAWECLRELESCCPGLLTQHLELLAGLRQRESGRGHQGAVLLFALTLRNAVYHLTQDPHAGAENLRALLGANTSVAWEADQDLRTCSGSDALHSVVRGPMGSVPTLQTGPDCKELRGVVSSLLEESYLLTPLSQAALLHRLTELVAMVTAVSPALFRAQLLRLMGTFEVSLLHSTLLLKAAFTDSLFSAEDELFFLRRLLVLSQHPLLSSAHKLFYIHCVLRFPENRPISFSDDGLPVLLTPQLASVLVPTVFNDGSTLLHRLHLLSLVHLEEGEDSEESQGVAFLYQLLTALLHMVESGATTDLTVTFFRACFLFLLHFLSVERCLANLMQRLAQLYLRHAHLAQHLINLVDRVQDRLPESDWGIGLLTALQEVIVQAPPTQFSSHLKVLSRVAEEEVIPQQKTLHFLFNVVRSASSSACGRDNWRLGNEVLVVCRRLLVHGHLDRLLVPLGDILHHMTCHYGDTDIRDHARLYHALLTTLSRDKLAGVLTEGGTHVKKQTLCCLMAESEGLTRALTVHQVEGPVLRLTAATPPPQESEDQSEGEVAADVLTALQTYRAQFSDPSFSSSFPLTFRLLHVATPTPGFDRLYSVRLHFRLTDRHYESLSDVSVPCLFRERPPPTLTLTLKPRHALPTTLYVSALFSTEDGLTWLRPLPDLHITFRQTLLPVPVPPALRLQVWEGLWEEFEGGGGMVSLFCCQLEEACLQALIQEHFLPFLVSEVSQQEVKVLHFLSPRSHVLLKLHPQEDAVHFHIATDTAQLLPYVNAYLRTITSRGHTPSSQDHAHSSQDHAHS; translated from the exons ATGGAGTCAGACTTGGTCCAGAGAAGCTCTCTGTTCTGCTCCAGACcttcttcttttctctgtgAAACATCAGCGGatctttttctgtctgagctGCTCAACGAGCTGCGGGACGACCGAGTGTCACCGGCCGTGAAG GTCCTGCTGCTGACCCCCCTCATAGAGCACCCCTCCCTGCTGTGTGGgtgtgggggggagggggagacGTCCCTGGAGCTGATGTCAGTGTTCTCACAGTGCCCTCCAAAATGGTTCCAGCTGCGCTCTCAGCTCCTGGTGGCTCTCACCTCCGTCCTGGTCTGCTCCTCCTCCAGGGCGTCCCAGGACTTTGTGGAGCTGCTCCTGGGGGTGGTCCAGGACCCCGGGGACCTCAGTGGGGACCAGGGTGTGTACTGTGTGCGTGTCACAGCGTGGGAGTGTCTGAGGGAGCTGGAGTCCTGCTGTCCTGGTCTCTTGACCCAGCACCTAGAGCTCCTGGCTGGGctcagacagagagagagtggGCGGGGCCACCAGGGGGCGGTGCTTCTGTTTGCCCTGACCCTGAGGAACGCCGTCTACCACCTCACACAGGACCCCCATGCTGGGGCTGAGAACCTCAGGGCTCTGCTGGGGGCCAACACCTCAGTGGCCTGGGAGGCCGACCAGGATCTGAGGACCTGCTCAGGATCAGACGCTCTACACTCTGTGGTCCGGGGACCCATGGGGTCGGTGCCCACTCTGCAGACTGGCCCTGACTGTAAGGAGCTGAGGGGGGTGGTGTCCTCTCTGCTGGAGGAGTCCTACCTCCTCACGCCTCTGAGCCAGGCAGCGCTGCTACACAGGCTCACTGAGCTGGTCGCCATGGTAACGGCTGTGTCTCCAGCTTTGTTCAGAGCTCAGCTGCTCAGACTGATGGGAACCTTTGAG GTGAGCCTCCTCCACTCCACCCTCCTCCTAAAGGCTGCGTTCACTGACAGTTTGTTCAGCGCTGAAGACGAGTTGTTCTTCCTCCGACGTCTGCTCGTCCTATCACAGCATCCACTGCTAAGCTCCGCCCACAAACTCTTCTACATCCACTGCGTGCTGCGCTTCCCTGAGAACCGTCCAATCAGCTTCAGCGACGACGGCCTCCCCGTGCTGCTGACCCCTCAGCTGGCCTCGGTCCTAGTACCCACCGTGTTCAACGATGGCTCCACGCTGCTGCACCGCCTCCACCTGCTGAGCCTGGTGCACCTGGAGGAGGGCGAGGACAGCGAGGAGAGCCAGGGCGTCGCCTTCCTGTACCAGCTGCTCACGGCGCTGCTGCACATGGTGGAGAGCGGCGCAACCACAGACCTCACCGTCACCTTCTTCAGGGCCTGCTTCCTGTTCCTGCTCCACTTCCTGTCCGTGGAGCGCTGCTTGGCCAATCTGATGCAGCGCCTGGCTCAGCTTTACCTTAGACACGCCCACCTCGCACAACACCTCATCAACCTTGTGGACCGAGTCCAGGACAGGCTGCCTGAGTCCGACTGGGGCATTGGCCTCCTGACGGCCCTACAGGAAGTAATCGTCCAGGCCCCACCCACTCAGTTTAGCTCCCACCTGAAGGTGTTGTCTAGGGTGGCGGAGGAGGAAGTGATCCCTCAGCAGAAGACGCTCCACTTCCTGTTCAACGTGGTGCGATCGGCGTCGTCCTCGGCGTGTGGGCGGGACAACTGGCGCCTGGGGAACGAGGTGCTAGtggtgtgtcggcgcctgctgGTCCACGGCCACTTGGACCGCCTCCTGGTCCCGCTGGGTGATATCCTGCATCACATGACCTGTCACTATGGCGACACGGACATACGGGACCACGCCCGCCTCTACCACGCCCTCCTCACCACGCTGTCCCGCGACAAGCTAGCCGGTGTGCTAACGGAGGGCGGGACGCACGTAAAGAAGCAGACGCTGTGCTGTCTGATGGCGGAGAGCGAGGGGCTGACGCGGGCGCTCACTGTGCACCAGGTGGAGGGGCCGGTGCTCAGGCTCACAGCGGCCACGCCCCCTCCACAGGAGAGCGAGGACCAGAGCGAAGGCGAAGTTGCCGCTGACGTCCTCACTGCACTGCAGACGTACCGCGCCCAGTTCTCTgacccctccttctcctcctcgtTCCCCCTGACGTTCCGTCTGCTCCAcgtggccacgcccactccagGCTTTGACCGCCTCTACAGCGTGCGTCTCCACTTCCGTCTGACGGACCGTCACTATGAGAGTCtgagtgatgtcagtgtgcCGTGTTTGTTCAGAGAGAGGCCGCCGCCCACTCTGACGCTCACACTGAAGCCTCGCCACGCCCTCCCCACCACGCTATATGTTAGCGCCCTCTTCAGCACCGAGGACGGCCTCACGTGGCTACGACCCCTGCCCGATCTCCACATCACCTTCAGGCAGACCCTCCTTCCAGTGCCTGTCCCCCCCGCCCTCAGGCTGCAGGTGTGGGAGGGGCTGTGGGAGGAGTTTGAGGGTGGGGGGGGTATGGTTAGTCTGTTCTGCTGTCAGTTGGAGGAGGCGTGTCTACAGGCTTTGATTCAGGAACACTTTCTGCCGTTTCTGGTGTCGGAGGTGTCCCAACAGGAAGTCAAAGTGCTGCACTTCCTGTCGCCGCGATCCCACGTGCTGCTGAAGCTCCACCCCCAGGAGGATGCCGTTCATTTCCACATCGCCACAGATACCGCACAGCTTCTGCCTTACGTTAACGCCTACCTACGGACCATCACCTCACGGGGCCACACCCCCAGCTCACAGGACCACGCCCACAGCTCACAGGACCACGCCCACAGCTGA